Genomic window (Dasypus novemcinctus isolate mDasNov1 chromosome 10, mDasNov1.1.hap2, whole genome shotgun sequence):
AGTAGGTAAGAAATTCTCCCCATTTACAAATGGAAATAGAGCATACTGAGTCCTGCCATGCATTTGGTGTAAGAAGTAATCTATCTCAAATCTTACAAAGGATGATTTTTAGTGCCTGTACAGCTTTTACTGACCAAATAtgtttcctctttgttcttccaCTGTGCCTAAATGTCTTACTCTTGGTGCTATTTCTTCAAAGTGTCTTAAGAAGTTGTTCAGTTGAAAGGGTTAAATCATAACAATCCTTATCAGGGGGAACTTACAAAATTAACCTAGAACAAGTGTTAATCAAATAATTAACTTCCACTCCACTTTTCCCCTTCTAGATAAGTTTGTCTAAAGCAGATGAGACCAAGTACAGGATCTTACCTAAAATAGCTCTGTGTTCCTCATAACTGACAGCATAGATGAGCTTCTTCCAAGAATTAATGTTTCTGGTAATGatcttatgtatatatttaaagattagaaatgcagattaataTGTTAGAAATCCAAAtcagaaaatagaaattatacCAACTATTAGTGAAGGGCATATCATATACACCGTATTCTGAAAAATGCCTATTGTGCATTAGTCCATTTATTTCTCGCTATGTGTGCTACTTGCTGAAGTACCTACTACCTTCAGCTGCATGCAGTATGGAGATGTTACATTGCTCAAGGTTACATccagcaagtggcagagccagaatttaACTATGATTGTCTGATTCCAAAGTCCATGGTCAAAACTGCATTGATGTCTCAGTCATGAATTAGTCTTATTGTGGTCCTAAGTGCTTGTACTTCTGGAGTTATACAACAGAAATAATGCCTTATTTTGCTGTACTGACTGCTGTGATGATTAAATCAAGtaggtgtttgacaaaatatttGCATATCTATCTAAAATGAAGGAGTTTTGTAACAGGGAAGTGTTCAGATCTGATTTATTATTATCAAACTTAATCACCAGTTCACTGTGTCATTTGGGGTAAATCCTTCAGCTCTCTGccttcagtttcttcacctgaatATTGAGAACATTGGACTAGAATATCTCTAGGTCTCTTCCAGCTCAAATGTCTTCAAGGTACACAAAGAAACATCTACAATCATGAGATCATGACAGTACCAGGTTAAGTGAAGAAAGAATTCATCAGGGACATGCATGGCAAATTGGAGCATATAATTGGCAAGGACAAAAATCTCTGGCAACCATGATACCAGAAGCAATTACCTGAaaagtgcccatcctccattgccttttctcttttcaccTTTATGCCAAACAGTCATTTAAAAAGATCACCAGATGTGGAAAATACTCTTGCTGTTAGTGGACAGCCAATTTCTAGGCCAAATGGGCAGATCTTGTAGTGCAATTGGGCTCATCTGGAAAATTTCTTTGGAGAAGAAAGAAGCAATTGCACCTTTGGCAAGATATGTGGGATGTGGGTCAAATTCAAAGAGCAGGACCTAGAGAGACCAGTGGTTCTGTGCAAACTCATTATCTGTGTAATCCTTTCAGTAAGACATAAGTAGAGCATATTTTATGGAACCCAGTCTCCCCTTCATCAATTTTGTGGAATCCTTACTTCCATACCCTGCTCTTAGGACTCTTCTTTTTGTTGTCTTATGCTCTTTACTCAAATTCTttaagtctttatttttattttttaaggcttTCTACACTTTGATGAAAAGAAcaacctcaaaataaaaattcaggtaATATGCCAGATTGTGTTGTGGTGGGGTTTGAATTCTAGTCTGCAATTTCTTAAGTATATGACTTTGAACTCTGTTACCTTCTGTTTTTTACCTTGTAAAATTGATGTATAGGAGCATCtagaattaaattagataatgtcAAAAGCCTGACATTTAATTTTTGTCCTTGAGGactttgtttttgaaataataaaaaattagttCTGTTGAAACATATGGCTTTGATTTATAGTTTCTTAGTAGCAAGAGACAAGCAGATTCATTCTATAATGGTATTAAAAAGTACCCAAGGATATTTccattatgtctttaaaaattcCTCAAATATGTCTCCATTGTCTTCTTTGGAGGCTCTGGGTGTCTTGAGACCATACACTGGAGAACAGAGATATCAGAGGTGTCCACTCCCAGCTCAGGTAATGTTGTTCTCTTGTCCCTTTTAAGCTTCCTTTATTTGTCTAGTTTTCTTCAATTAGAaactttccctgtgtttctttacCTGATTTCGTGTAACCTAGGATACTGACCACATCCTTATAAGATCAGGATTGCAAGGGATTTTGATTAGTTAAAAACACTAGTTAAGTCTATCACCTGTTCTCCAAATTGTCTCGTGAAACATGCAAAGAAATTAATGAGAGCGGGTATATGcagatttttcccttttccctcttgCCTGCCAAATTTTAACAGAAATTCTCAGGATAAATTTCATCATGATGAGAAAAACAATGCACAACTTCTCATTCTTCTGGGAGAGGTTGATTTTATATGTTACATTTAATTATTACTGCCTCTGTCACTGAAATGCATGAGCCATGCACgagaaaatgaagaattttaGTGTAACAGATTACTCAGCTGTTTGACATATTTTCACTGAATTGATCAATTATTGTGGTGTTTGAGATATGTATGGGTAATGAAATGTTTTTTTGACCCTATCTGTATCTCAGTGACCATCGTAATTTGATTCTGGTTGTCCATTGACCCAGTTTACCTGAATTCATTCAAACTAAATGAAAAGTGTTTAAGAGGTTTGTATCTTCATAGACTTAGATGGTTTGACTTGCATGAACAGTAGAAAATGAATCTACACCTGCCTAGAAGCAATGCCAGACTATCTCCAGAGCTGTTGATTTCTCAGGAATTTCCCCAAGTTAACCCATTAAATTCTCAGAAAATAGGCTTTGAATATCGCTAAACAACCAATGTTTATGATACTGCATATCAACTGAACAGATATTATATACTGAACTGTGAGATGAGCACTTGAATCATTTCTCCTTATAACTCTCCCATAACCTCGTAGTTCAGGGGCTTTTATTGGCCTCACTTTATATTGAGTAAATCTGGACTTAGTGTGTTTAAACCATTGGGACATGTTCTTAAAGCAAGAGGTTTTTAGGACACAAATCCAAAGTCTAAACCCTTATCCACATTACTATGCTCTCTTCCAAGAGGTGAAATGACCTAACATTGTGACAATAGTTTGGGCCAGTATTGAATTGGGCGCACCTGTTATGAATGATTAGTATAAGGCTTCAGTAGAGTTATGATCCCATGACTTTATTGGCTACACATACTTCTGccctaaggaaaaaaatcagtattaAATGATGTTCTTTTTCCAAGATTTTtgataatgttacattaaatacacttgcaaaaaaacttgaaaattatCGTAAAGAGGGAATATAATACCACTtaaaggaagaaatttaaaatatcttgatgAAAATCTAGGAGAGAAGGtctattttaaaagtattatagtATGACCccacttataattttattataaaatagcagTTATATGGTGAATTcacagggttttttaaaaaaaattatttaaataatgatgtCTACCTTATGTGTAATAATCATGGCATTTCCAACAGTACATTTTTTAGGATCCcactcaatattttaaatatctctaTTAATTCTCATGACAACATAAATTAATTTGGTGAATGAAGAACTTAGTAGCTATTTCTTAATTACTTTGAGGTGAAAAGGTAGGTTGTTTCATGTGAAGAGCAGCACGTATTTCTTTTCAAGAGCTTAATGAAGGCAAAGTCTGGCACACGTGAACACAGCAATGGTATCAGTTTACCCAGCTCAGCAATGTATTCCTTTgtctcctttctgattttagaaGCACTGGGTCAATGACTATAGAAGGAAATATTACAGAGATTACCTACTTCATCCTCCTGGGATTCTCAGATTTTCCCAGAACCTTAGGAGTGCTCTTTGTTATATTCCTGGTCATCTACCTCATGACTGTGACCTGGAACCTTTGCCTCATTGTCTTAATAAGGATGGattcccacctccacacacccatgtactttttcctcagcAACCTGTCTTTCATAGATATCTGTTATGTTACATCCACAGCCCCAAAGATGCTCTTCCACTTCTTCCAGAAGCAGCAAACAATCACCTTTTTGGGCTGCGCTGTCCAGTACTTCATCTTTTCAACTATGGGACTGAGTGAGTGTTGTCTCCTGACAGCCATGGCTTATGACAGATACGCTGCCATTTGTAAACCACTGCTCTATTCATCCATCATGTCACCCAGCCTCTGTATTCAGATGGCACTGGGAGTTTATATGGCTGGACTCTTTGGTTCCTTATCGCAATTATGTGGCTTGCTTCAGCTTCACTTCTGTGGGCCAAATGAAATCAaccactttttctgtgacatGCCCCAATTGTTAATCTTGTCCTGCACTGATACTTTCTTCTTAAAAGTCATTCTTGCTATATTATCAATGATATTTGGGATAACCAATGCTCTAGTTATCCTGATATCCTATGTCTATATTGTTATCTCGATCATGAAGATCACCTCAGCTAAAGGCAGGTCCAAGGCTTTCAACACCTGTGCTTCTCACCTGGCTACTGTTTCCCTCTTCTATACATCATCTATGTTTGTCTATTTAAGTTCCAGCTCTGGTGGTTCCTCCAGCTTTGACAGATTTGCTTCAGTTTTGTATACTGTGGTGATTCCCATGTTGAATCCCTTGAtctacagtctgaggaacagGGAGATCAAAGGTGCtttgaagaaatttcaaaagaagagATGGCACATGCACTGATATTTGTGTAAGATTTGGCTGGTAAAAATCAATCATCATAACCCACAAAATATGCACATGAATGGGAATTAGTAAAAGCAATAGTGTGCATGGACAAAAGAGGCTTTATTTGGTACAAACAATATTCCAGTGTTTTCCTTGAGTGACAGTGAATGTTGAATGAAACACTGCACTTTAGTTTCATTTAATTATGCAACAATAATTAGCTAATACAGTATGAAATTGGAAACTAAAAATTTTCTCCAGATCCGAGTAGGCTGGTTTCAATGCAGATCATGTCCTTCAGTAgctgtgtgatttggggcaagGCACCTACCCTTTAGGTACTTCCTATAAAATTGGAGTGATATTATATCTACCTTGTTGTGTTGTTTAGGATGATTAAAGGAGCTGATATTATGAAGAATACCAGATAGTGCCCCTGGCACTTAAGAAACAATATATGCATGTTATGTATCATTATTCATTCAGTGCTTTTTATAGTTAAGCACTTTAAAGTGCGTATATTAAGCTAATTTCTCTGGCTATAACTATTTCACAGTTAAGTATACTGAAGCCAGGGGAATTTAGAAACTTGCCCAATTTACATTGCtagtaaatgaatgaatcaagATTTGTAATGAGGGACATAGTTATTAAAGCCTCTCCTCTCAATTACCTCTTAATATAGAAGGTATCTAATCAcctctttgttttaaaaaaaagtatttatttatctccacttgggccagttcACCATGTTGGTCAACTGACCTTCACCAGGAGCCCTGGAAATTGAAcactggaccttccatatggtcgatgggagcccaattgcttgagccacattcattttccCAAGTTACCTCTTAATATACAAGTATGGTATGAAGGAAATATCGAAATACTCAAAAGAAACAGTAATTTCTCAATTCAATAGTAAtcttttttggaaaggaaaaagaaaagtaatgaagCTATCAATTAAGGGAATTGCAAGAAGAATGGGAATCtgaaccacaaggaaaataggtagaacaaataaaaagcagatttattaatatgtatgaaaagagaagaaaaccttGATAACCATATTGGACAGACAGATatttatatgcaaataaaaagGCTAATGgcatattttttgtgtgtgaaatcgGAGAATATTGAAACTTAGAGAAAAGGCTAACAACTGGAAagttttaaaacattataaaaatgtattcacTATGGTAAGAAAATTGTTAAGGcataaatggaagaaatgtcCCATAATTTTATGGAAAATGTTAATAACGAttcaacaaatagaaaacaaaagggTACCAATAA
Coding sequences:
- the LOC101414717 gene encoding olfactory receptor 5AN1-like; the encoded protein is MTIEGNITEITYFILLGFSDFPRTLGVLFVIFLVIYLMTVTWNLCLIVLIRMDSHLHTPMYFFLSNLSFIDICYVTSTAPKMLFHFFQKQQTITFLGCAVQYFIFSTMGLSECCLLTAMAYDRYAAICKPLLYSSIMSPSLCIQMALGVYMAGLFGSLSQLCGLLQLHFCGPNEINHFFCDMPQLLILSCTDTFFLKVILAILSMIFGITNALVILISYVYIVISIMKITSAKGRSKAFNTCASHLATVSLFYTSSMFVYLSSSSGGSSSFDRFASVLYTVVIPMLNPLIYSLRNREIKGALKKFQKKRWHMH